CGGCGGGCCCGGCGGCCGCCCCCGCGCCGCGCCCGCGCCTGGCGGCCCGATGTGGCTGCAGCAGCGGCTTAAGGGGCTGCCGGGACTGCTGTCGAGCAGCTGGGCCCGCCGCCTACTCTGCCTGCTCGGCCTCCTGGTGCTGCTTCTGTGGTTCGCGGGCTCCGGggcgcggcgggcggcgggcggtcTGCAGCTATTGCCCTGGCCCCGCGGCGAGCCGGGCGCCGCCGAGCCCTCTGCCTGTCTGGAGGCAGCCACCCGCGCGTGGCGCGGCCTGCGGGAGCGGGGCGAGGCTGTACCGCTGGGCCCCGGAGTGCCGGCCCTGGTGGCCAACGGCTTCCTGGCCCTGGACGTGGTCGCCAACCGGCTGTGGGTGACCCCTGGGGAGCGGGAGCCCGCCGTGGCGCCGGACTTCGTGCCCTTCGTGCAGCTGCGCCCGCTGAGCGCGCTCTCTGAAGCCGGAGAGTCAGTGTTGCTGCTGCGGGAAGGGCTGCTGCGGCGGGTGCGCTGCCTGCAGCTCGGGACTCCGGGTCCCGGCCCTGCGGCCGCCGGCCCGGGCCCCGCCTCGGCCTCCGGCCTCGTCACGGGATCCGGCCGAGACTGCGTGCTGCTGCAAGAGGACTTTCTTGCGCACCGGGGCCGACCCCACGTCTATCTGCAGCGCATCCAGCTCAACAACCCCACGGAACGCGTGGCCGCGCTGCAGACTGTCGGGCCCACTGCCGGCCCGGTCCCCAAGGCCTTCACCAGCACCCTGGAGAAGGTCGGAGACCATCAGTTCCTCCTCTACTCGGGCCGGTCCCCGCCTTTTCCCACGGGGCTGGTGCACCTGCTGGTGGTGGCCGCCAAGAAGTTAGTGAACCGTCTCCAAGTGGCTCCCAAGACGCAACTGGACGAGACTGTGCTGTGGGTGGTGCACGTCTCCGGCCCTCTTAACCCCCAGGTGCTCAAAAGCAAAGCAGGCAAGGAGCTCAAGGTGCTCCAGGACTTGGCACGGAAGGAAATGCTGGAGCTCTTGGAGATGCCGGCGGCGGAGCTGCTTCAGGACCACCAGCGCCTCTGGGCCCAGCTCTTCAGCCCAGGTGAGGCCTGGCGAGTGCTTGGTCCACCGTCCACACCTTGCACCAGGGTGAGCACGGTCCATCCTGGAGATGCCCCTGCAGAGTCTGCAGAGGTGACACTGAAGGGCGGGGTCCCGGGGTAGTTCAAACTTGGGCGTGGCGTTTGATTTGGGGCTGACTCTTGCTCcaccacttagtagctgtgtgaccttgaacccTACTCTCTCTGGGCTTGTGTTCAATAATAACAGTAGCACGTACCTCAGAGGACTTTTATGAGATGGTCGTGAAAGAGGAGTGCAAAGGGCAGATCTTATTGTTATTCGTTCTTGTGGCTGAAGCCTCATTTGAGCAGCGTGGTTTGGGAGGTCAGAGGCCTGGCCGATCccgggattctttttttttttttttaatgtatttatttattttgggctgcattgggtcttcgctgctgcgcggatgctttctctagttgtgagtggGGGGCTACCTTCATTGCGCTGCAcgggtttctcttgttgtgagcacgggctcttggcgcgcgggcttcagtagttgtgacacatgcgctcagcagttgtggcacgcgggctctagagcacaggctcagtggttgtggcgcacaggcttagttactccgcggcatgtgggatcttcccagaacagggctcgaacccgtgttccttgcattggcaggcggattcttaaccactgagccacgagggaagcccgatCCCGGGGTTCTTAACTCAGTTCCCCACATTTCTGGCTGGTGACAGGCATGGGCTTCTTGACATGACTCCCGCTAGCCTGAGCTGTGGCCTCGCTGTTGTGGCTGCAGCTTTTTCATGGGGGGCGGGTGTAGTGGAATCTCTTCAGCAGGTGGGATGCTCCTGTCAAATGAAAACTCCTTCGCCCCCTTGACTGcttaagaaaaggaaatcctagtgtagaggagagagagattaaGAGATTTTGGTTTCCAGAGTTCTAGTTGTCTAAATCCTTAAACATAGTTGCTCAAAGAGCCTTTAATTTAGTCAAGTATTTATCGAATGCTTCTGCCAGAAAGTGTTCTTCACGTGGGGCATACGGAAGCAAACAGAACAAAGTTCCGGTTCTCATGGTTCTTAAATTCTGGGCGGGCGGAAGACAGATATTAGAAAGCGGAAATTTGGATTAAAAAAGCGAGATAGCTTTTTAGGCTCAAGCGTTAtaaggagaaaagataaaaatatgtgcTTGGGGGTGAGTGACTGCAGTGGGTGGGGCTAAGAGTGTGTAGCTCCGCTGTCGGGCAGGCCTCTGTGAGCAGGAATTGCAGAAGCTGAGGCCTACACAGCTAGAGGAAGCGCTGTGTGGTGGTCTGGAGGGAGCCAGCAGggcagaggccctgaggcaggggcgGGCTTGGTTGAGTGGCCAGTGTGGCTGGCAGGTAGTGAGCAAGGGGAGGGTGGCAGTGGCCAGAGGGTTTACCTTGGGGCCTTGGTGAGGACagtgaattttattctaagtgagaTGGGAGGCAGGGCGGAGGCACTATCTGGTGCACGTTTTTAAAGGTCGCGGTGCTGCTGTGTCAGAGTGTAGACAgtgtgggggagagggggaagtaGAGTGTGGAGACCACATAGGAGGTTTTGGCAGGAGCCCAGCTGAGAGGACGGTGGCTGGGACCAGCGCTGCAACCGTGGAAGCAGAGGTGGATGAGTCGGAAACTTTTGCAGCTGCAACCACTGGGCGTTCTGTGGACTGGCTGTGGGGAGTGAGAACTTGAGGGTGACTCCTGGATTTGGGGGGAGGGCTCCAGCGGGTGTCTGGAGGTGATTTAGGGAAGGATTAGCATGGGGCTGGAAGGATTCAAACCTTGTCCGTTCCCAAATGCCTGTCAGACATCCAGCTTGAGACACCATGTGGGCGGTGAGCTGTCTGAGTCTAGAGCTCATACAAATCTGTGCGATCCTGTGCTCAGATGTTGTTTAAAGCTGCAGGCCCGGTGAGAGAGAAGCAGCCCACGACTGGCCAGGGCGTTGTGACAGTTCTTGGAGTCGGGAAACTGGCCTTTTGATTTGGCGCCCTAGGCTTGGCTAAATCTGTGTTCTTCTGGGCTCTGGCAGGAGCCCTACTGGCGGGATTTTCAGTTTCAGGCCCAGAGGGCTCAAGGTGGTCACGTGAGGAAGCCAGGCAATGCTGCTCTCCCGTACTCGTGGGAGACTGGAGCTGCTGTTTTCATCCCTGAGGACAAAAGCTTCGTGTCTCTGCTGCTCTTGATCTTTGTTTCATAACCTCAGCCTCTTGGCCATGCCATTCTTCCTTAATGTACAACCTCTGTGGTGTTGCAGGTGTGGAAATGAAGAAGATCACCGATGCTCACACTCCATCAGGCCTGACCGTGAACCTGACGCTGTACTACATGCTTTCCTGCTCCCCCGCGCCACTGCTCAGCCCCGACCTGAGCCACAGGGAGCGAGACCAGATGGAGTCGACACTCAACTATGAAGATCACTGCTTCAGCGGCCACGCCACCATGCACGCTGGGAACCTCTGGCCGGGCCGCCTGTCCTCCATCCAGCAGATCCTGCAGCTCTGGGACCTGTGGAGGCTGACCCTGCAGAAGCGCGGCTGCAAGGGGCTGGTGCGGGCGGGCGCCCCGGGCATCCTGCAGGGCATGGTGCTCAGCTTCGGCGGCCTGCAGTTCACCGAGAACCACCTCCAGTTCCAGGCTGACCCAGACGTGCTGCACAACAGCTACGCCCTGCATGGCATCCGCTACAAGAATGACCACATCAACCTGGCCGTGCTCGCGGACCCCGAGGGCAAGCCGTACCTGCACGTGTCTGTGGAGTCCCGCGGCCAGCTCGTCAAGATCTACGCCTGCGAAGCGGGCTGCCTGGACGAGCCTGTGGAGCTGACCTCGGCGCCCCAGGGCCACACCTTCTCGGTCATGGTGACGCAGCCCATCACGCCGCTGCTCTACATCTCCACCGACCTCACGCACCTGCAGGACCTGCGGCACACGCTGCATCTCAAGGCCATCCTGGCCCACGACGAGCACATGGCCCAGCAGGACCCCGGGCTGCCCTTCCTCTTCTGGTTCAGCGTGGCCTCCCTCATCACCCTCTTCCACCTCTTCCTATTCAAGCTCATCTACAACGAGTACTGTGGGCCTGGCGCCAAACCCCTCTTCAGGAGTAAGGTATAAAGCCACTGCGCCTCCAGAGCCCGGGGCCCTGGCCTCGCGTTCTGTCCCGAGTCTAGTGTAGTGGGGTGGAGGGTACGTTAAGCTCCAGCTCTGTGCTCCCACTCTTTAAAGAGCCCGGACTCAGGAGAGAGGGGCTCTGTGGCTTCTGGTTTGGAGAAGGAAGTAGCACTTGACCTGAAGGAGTGGGAGAAGGGCCAGAGGCAGGTCTGAGCTCCAGCCGGGCCTGGCCAGAGCAGAGCCCGTGAACTCGCCGCACTCGCCTAAGGAGGCGCCTGGGCCCCCGAGTCTGTGGCAGCTCTAGCCCGCCCCTGGGCCAAGCGCTGTCAGCAAGGCGGGCTCGGAGCCTGGGTGGGGTGCCAGCAGGGTGTCTCCATCGCCTGCTTCCCTTGAGATTTCTGTAGCTGTCCACCGGGGTTGGCGTGAGCAGTAACGACCTGTCTTGTTGATTGAACAGGAAGATCCCAGTGTCTGAGTGGCATCAGTCCTGCTTTCAGTCGCCACTTGCACAAGACACCCAGCACTGAAAGTCCTGCTGCTGCGAACAAGGGATCCTTTGAAAGCACCCAGCCTTTTGTGCCTTGTTGGGGGACACCAGTGACTCGAAGTGCGTGTGGATGTTCAGGAGTTTGCATCAGGgagcgggaggggcggggctggtggACCTTTTGTAAGCTTTCGACTCAATAAAGTGAACCTATATGGAAAATACTTGAAATTGAACTCACTCTTtccactttccccctttcttctgtCCCAGGAAATAGACCCTCTTTTGAAAAGACTCTTGTCTAGGAAAAACTGTGTTCTTTTCCTAATTTAATGTGTTCTttcttgaatgaatttttaatttattgttgagATTTTGCTGGATGGCTTTTGCATCCACTCTCGGTAGGgaatcttggcaatgatttccaATATGCACCACCTCGGGAGGTTTGGAGGCCCGCACGCCGCCTGCGTGAAGGGGTGGGTCTCCGTCACCCTCGGGTTTGCACATTGCGTCTTTCTTATCGTGAGCCTATGGAGATCTGTGGTTTTGTACCTCTGGGCTTTAGGGGAGGTGTTTAACTTTCTAGTGATCGATGATTGTTGGGTTTTGGAATACCaaagcttttttttctgttctgtttttaaataaatctctttcaAACCTCCACGACCGGTTTGCGTGTGGTTGAGACCTCTGGAGACATCGGACCTTCCTCGGTCACCAGACTTTTGGGTGGAGTCCGAAGCAAAGGCCCCGCCGTGGTGACAGTATACTTTTCCCACGTCCTCTCCTCTTCAGAGGAGCCCACTCAGAGGCTGTGGAGGTGGCCCCCGTGCTGCCCACCTGGGGGATTGCTGCATGTCCCAGCTGAGTGGGCTGCTCGAGGAACATTACCCTGGCCCCTTCCTGCTGCAGTGCCTCTCCCCCTGCCTGCCCTAAAGAGAGTTGCCTGCCCCGGTTTTGCTGCCCATAGGACCGGGGGCAGGAAAAACCCTGAGTGGGCCTCCTGCAGATTGTTCTCGAAGCTAAGGTCTGAGTCCTTCCTTTGTGGGGAGAATGGAGCAAAGAGGGGCCGGGCTGAGTGTGGACCATCATCCTCAGTGTCTTGGTGGTTTCCCTGGCTTCCCAGAT
The sequence above is drawn from the Tursiops truncatus isolate mTurTru1 chromosome 1, mTurTru1.mat.Y, whole genome shotgun sequence genome and encodes:
- the KIAA2013 gene encoding uncharacterized protein KIAA2013 homolog, producing the protein MWLQQRLKGLPGLLSSSWARRLLCLLGLLVLLLWFAGSGARRAAGGLQLLPWPRGEPGAAEPSACLEAATRAWRGLRERGEAVPLGPGVPALVANGFLALDVVANRLWVTPGEREPAVAPDFVPFVQLRPLSALSEAGESVLLLREGLLRRVRCLQLGTPGPGPAAAGPGPASASGLVTGSGRDCVLLQEDFLAHRGRPHVYLQRIQLNNPTERVAALQTVGPTAGPVPKAFTSTLEKVGDHQFLLYSGRSPPFPTGLVHLLVVAAKKLVNRLQVAPKTQLDETVLWVVHVSGPLNPQVLKSKAGKELKVLQDLARKEMLELLEMPAAELLQDHQRLWAQLFSPGVEMKKITDAHTPSGLTVNLTLYYMLSCSPAPLLSPDLSHRERDQMESTLNYEDHCFSGHATMHAGNLWPGRLSSIQQILQLWDLWRLTLQKRGCKGLVRAGAPGILQGMVLSFGGLQFTENHLQFQADPDVLHNSYALHGIRYKNDHINLAVLADPEGKPYLHVSVESRGQLVKIYACEAGCLDEPVELTSAPQGHTFSVMVTQPITPLLYISTDLTHLQDLRHTLHLKAILAHDEHMAQQDPGLPFLFWFSVASLITLFHLFLFKLIYNEYCGPGAKPLFRSKEDPSV